A genomic stretch from Bacteroidota bacterium includes:
- a CDS encoding HD domain-containing protein: protein MTDNFFFSPLIEQAAELAAEWHAGTYRKGRWRHPSFLLEDGDAPKIPVMAHVTTVAITVQRAGWDEVTVAAAFLHDILEDPNQLGEIMTFEALEARVGHAVAHRVREVSEAKKDANGKKQMWKARKVGYIEGLKVHSIEASAISLADKIHNLWSLNESLEKGINIFSSTKKRRGLSAGPAPQRWFYNAVYKATLHHQDRRIQVMQARFKQELERFEMLTEPMVDTVESS from the coding sequence AAGCTGCAGAATTGGCAGCGGAATGGCACGCAGGTACATACCGAAAAGGGCGATGGCGTCATCCGTCGTTCTTGCTCGAAGATGGAGACGCCCCTAAAATCCCAGTTATGGCACACGTCACAACGGTTGCGATAACGGTCCAGCGGGCAGGCTGGGATGAGGTGACGGTTGCAGCAGCCTTCTTGCATGATATCCTCGAGGACCCCAATCAACTGGGAGAAATCATGACCTTTGAAGCCCTCGAGGCACGGGTGGGACATGCTGTTGCCCATCGCGTCCGTGAAGTTTCAGAGGCTAAGAAGGATGCAAACGGCAAGAAGCAAATGTGGAAGGCTAGAAAGGTAGGCTACATAGAGGGGCTGAAAGTACACAGCATTGAGGCTTCAGCAATCAGCCTTGCCGACAAAATCCACAACCTCTGGTCGCTGAACGAATCCCTCGAGAAAGGCATCAACATTTTCTCATCAACCAAGAAGCGGCGTGGACTGAGCGCCGGGCCGGCTCCTCAACGATGGTTTTATAACGCGGTATACAAAGCAACCTTGCACCATCAGGACCGGCGCATTCAGGTGATGCAAGCCCGATTCAAACAAGAACTGGAACGGTTTGAGATGCTTACAGAACCGATGGTAGACACTGTTGAGTCCTCATAA
- a CDS encoding CoA-binding protein, with protein MAVQSFQEILAEAKTIAVVGCSNNPARTSNSIARYLISAGYEVIPVNPGHKEILGRPCYPAVSEIPADTKIDIVNIFRRPAHTAAMVEDVVKRIEETDEQPVIWTQIGVSSQEAERLATAAELPYIKNRCILVEHSRYA; from the coding sequence ATGGCTGTGCAATCATTTCAGGAAATTCTGGCGGAAGCAAAAACCATTGCTGTTGTTGGGTGCTCGAACAATCCGGCCCGAACGAGCAATTCAATTGCCCGCTATCTCATTAGTGCCGGCTACGAGGTAATTCCGGTAAACCCGGGCCACAAAGAAATACTGGGCCGGCCCTGTTATCCCGCAGTGTCGGAAATTCCTGCTGACACGAAGATTGACATTGTGAACATATTTCGCCGGCCGGCACACACTGCCGCGATGGTGGAAGATGTTGTGAAGCGAATAGAGGAAACCGACGAACAGCCTGTGATCTGGACCCAGATTGGTGTTTCGAGCCAGGAAGCGGAACGCCTCGCAACAGCTGCAGAACTGCCCTACATCAAGAATCGCTGTATCCTGGTCGAGCACTCGCGGTATGCGTAG
- the leuS gene encoding leucine--tRNA ligase, with protein sequence MAGYPFAEIEKKWQVYWEDNKTFRTPDNVDTSKPKFYVLDMFPYPSGVGLHVGHPLGYIATDIVARFKRMQDVNVLHPMGFDAFGLPAEQFAVEHGVHPRITTEQNIANMVRQLKRLGLSYDWDRAVSTTDVDYYKWTQWIFLKLFHSYFDPVEQKAKPITVLSEKLAAGEWLIGEDNALVTPDTAGARAWDTFSEREQEAILSNFRLAFLAEVPVNWCPGLGTVLANEEVTNEGRSERGNYPVYKRPLRQWMLRITAYAERLQHELEHVDWPEPIKIMQRNWIGRSEGAHIDFEIADCDKQLRVFTTRPDTLFGATYMVLAPEHPYVEEICTEAQHAEIKKYQSWAEGRSEIDRMAEGKEKTGVFTGAYAVNPANGQQIPIWIADYVLMGYGTGAIMAVPGQDERDWAFAEVFDLPIIRTVEPPANFDGQAFTGNGPAINSGFLNGLHIKEAKEKMISWLEEKQVGAGTINYKLRDWLFSRQRYWGEPFPVLHGKDGAIRTVSVDQLPVELPAMENFSPSASDDPEAPPKPPLGRAGEDWRFTEIDGTLYERELNTMPQWAGSCWYYLRFIDPQNNGAFVDAEQEQYWMGGKGVDLYVGGAEHAVLHLLYARFWHKVLFDLGFVSTPEPFGRLFNQGYIQAYAYRDARGIAVSAEETVDQDGRPATEVQDQPNRQFSYKGEPVTQEYGKMGKSLKNAVNPDDVCDEYGCDTLRLYEMYMGPLEASKPWNTRDIIGVNRFLRRIWRNFYDDDAGQSRVSEAEPSQEQLRSLHATIKRVSEAMERMSFNTSIAALIELNKEWVALDTVPRALAEPFLLMLAPLAPHIAEELWHQMGHQESLAYATWPQALDEHLKQDTIEIAVQVNGKVRGAIHVAPDAAKELVLETAKANESIVRHIEGKTMRREIYVPGRIVNLVVS encoded by the coding sequence ATGGCTGGCTATCCCTTTGCCGAAATCGAAAAGAAATGGCAGGTGTACTGGGAAGACAATAAAACCTTCCGAACACCTGACAACGTAGACACTTCCAAGCCGAAATTTTATGTCCTCGACATGTTTCCCTACCCATCTGGCGTAGGCCTTCATGTTGGACATCCCCTTGGATACATCGCTACTGATATTGTGGCGCGCTTCAAGCGCATGCAGGATGTGAATGTATTGCACCCCATGGGATTTGATGCCTTCGGTTTGCCGGCAGAGCAGTTTGCTGTTGAACACGGCGTACATCCACGCATCACAACCGAGCAGAATATTGCCAACATGGTGCGCCAGCTCAAACGGCTGGGCCTGAGCTACGACTGGGACCGTGCAGTTTCGACAACAGACGTCGACTATTACAAGTGGACCCAGTGGATTTTCCTCAAGCTATTCCATAGCTACTTCGACCCAGTCGAGCAAAAAGCTAAACCAATTACTGTGCTCAGCGAAAAGCTGGCTGCAGGTGAGTGGCTGATTGGCGAAGACAATGCACTAGTCACACCTGACACGGCCGGCGCGCGCGCATGGGACACCTTCTCTGAGCGCGAGCAAGAAGCCATCCTCTCCAATTTCCGGTTAGCGTTCCTTGCAGAGGTCCCGGTAAACTGGTGCCCCGGCCTCGGCACGGTGCTGGCAAATGAGGAAGTGACCAATGAAGGGCGCAGTGAGCGCGGCAACTACCCGGTATACAAGCGACCGCTGCGCCAATGGATGCTTCGCATCACAGCATACGCAGAGCGCTTACAGCACGAACTGGAGCATGTAGATTGGCCAGAGCCGATCAAAATCATGCAGCGCAACTGGATTGGCCGTAGTGAAGGCGCGCATATTGATTTTGAGATTGCAGACTGCGACAAACAATTGCGCGTGTTCACTACGCGCCCGGATACGCTTTTTGGCGCCACCTACATGGTACTGGCCCCCGAGCATCCCTATGTTGAAGAGATTTGCACAGAAGCCCAGCACGCTGAGATCAAGAAATATCAGTCGTGGGCAGAAGGTCGTTCGGAAATAGACCGCATGGCTGAAGGCAAGGAGAAGACCGGTGTGTTTACGGGCGCTTATGCCGTGAACCCAGCCAACGGCCAGCAAATTCCAATCTGGATTGCAGATTATGTATTGATGGGATATGGCACTGGAGCCATTATGGCTGTACCCGGACAGGATGAACGGGACTGGGCATTTGCAGAAGTATTTGACTTGCCCATTATCCGCACGGTTGAACCGCCGGCAAATTTTGACGGACAGGCTTTCACCGGCAATGGTCCTGCCATCAACAGCGGTTTCCTCAACGGCCTCCACATCAAGGAAGCTAAAGAGAAAATGATCAGCTGGTTGGAAGAAAAGCAGGTAGGCGCCGGCACCATCAACTACAAATTGCGCGACTGGCTGTTTAGCAGGCAGCGATACTGGGGTGAGCCATTTCCAGTGTTACACGGCAAAGACGGCGCTATACGAACGGTATCAGTTGACCAGTTGCCCGTCGAATTGCCTGCGATGGAGAATTTCTCGCCGTCGGCAAGCGATGACCCGGAAGCGCCTCCCAAACCGCCGCTCGGCCGCGCCGGCGAAGACTGGCGATTCACCGAAATTGACGGCACCCTGTACGAGCGCGAATTAAATACGATGCCGCAATGGGCAGGCTCCTGCTGGTATTACCTGCGGTTCATCGATCCTCAAAATAACGGGGCATTTGTTGACGCCGAACAAGAACAGTACTGGATGGGCGGCAAAGGCGTCGACCTCTATGTAGGTGGCGCTGAGCACGCCGTACTGCATCTGCTTTACGCCCGGTTTTGGCACAAGGTGCTTTTTGATCTCGGGTTTGTCTCTACACCGGAGCCTTTTGGCCGGCTGTTTAACCAGGGCTACATCCAGGCTTATGCCTACCGGGATGCACGAGGTATCGCGGTGTCAGCAGAAGAAACCGTTGACCAGGATGGCCGGCCGGCAACGGAAGTACAGGACCAACCCAATCGACAGTTCTCTTATAAAGGCGAACCCGTAACCCAGGAATACGGCAAAATGGGCAAGAGCCTGAAAAATGCTGTTAACCCGGATGACGTATGCGACGAGTACGGCTGCGATACGCTGCGCTTGTATGAAATGTATATGGGTCCACTCGAGGCTTCTAAACCCTGGAATACGCGCGATATCATTGGTGTGAACAGGTTCCTGCGCCGTATCTGGCGTAACTTCTACGACGATGATGCCGGGCAAAGCCGCGTTTCTGAAGCGGAGCCTTCACAAGAGCAACTGCGCAGCCTGCATGCTACCATCAAGCGCGTCAGCGAAGCCATGGAGCGGATGAGCTTCAACACATCCATTGCAGCGCTTATTGAACTGAACAAAGAATGGGTCGCACTCGATACCGTTCCGCGGGCATTGGCGGAACCGTTTCTGCTCATGCTTGCCCCGCTGGCACCGCATATTGCAGAAGAGTTATGGCATCAGATGGGGCATCAGGAAAGCCTTGCGTATGCAACGTGGCCACAAGCATTGGATGAGCATCTGAAACAGGATACAATAGAAATTGCGGTACAGGTTAACGGCAAAGTACGCGGTGCCATCCACGTTGCACCTGATGCAGCAAAAGAGCTGGTGCTCGAAACGGCCAAGGCTAACGAGAGCATCGTTCGACACATTGAAGGCAAAACCATGCGTCGGGAAATCTATGTGCCGGGCCGTATTGTTAACCTCGTTGTAAGCTAG